The Persephonella atlantica genome includes a window with the following:
- the mreC gene encoding rod shape-determining protein MreC: protein MKKIYALVFVSAVVAVSFLYFFRNEQLKGIILDASYPVFKMADTVEEFFLSVFKHFQSQSSIIEENRQLEKKIELLKARIIQLKKVEAENKKLKRLLQFTDKYPDYKLKVARIIGYSPDNWRDFVIVDAGSFDGIKKGDLVVANGLLLGQVYQVGAFSSSVILVSDKNFRISARCRKTGEFVFFQGKDRKEGRLMFVKPEQDIRIGDVVETEGFEKVPSGVPIGKIKSVSYVEGNFYKNVTVSLSLNPYSIEYVVIFSGKK, encoded by the coding sequence ATGAAAAAGATATATGCCCTGGTTTTTGTTTCTGCTGTGGTGGCAGTAAGCTTTCTGTATTTTTTCAGGAATGAGCAGTTAAAGGGTATTATTCTTGATGCATCTTACCCTGTTTTTAAAATGGCTGATACAGTTGAAGAATTTTTTTTATCCGTTTTCAAACATTTTCAGTCACAGAGTAGTATTATTGAAGAAAACAGACAGCTTGAGAAAAAAATAGAACTTTTGAAAGCCCGTATTATTCAGCTAAAGAAGGTTGAAGCAGAAAATAAAAAGCTGAAACGTTTACTCCAGTTCACAGATAAGTATCCAGATTACAAACTGAAAGTAGCCAGAATAATTGGTTATTCTCCGGATAACTGGAGAGATTTTGTTATTGTTGATGCAGGTTCTTTTGACGGTATAAAAAAGGGAGATCTTGTTGTGGCTAACGGTCTTCTACTGGGACAGGTTTATCAGGTTGGAGCATTTTCCTCCTCTGTTATTCTTGTTTCTGATAAAAATTTCAGAATTTCTGCCCGTTGCAGGAAAACAGGGGAGTTTGTGTTCTTTCAGGGGAAAGACAGGAAGGAAGGAAGACTTATGTTTGTAAAACCTGAGCAGGATATAAGAATTGGGGATGTCGTTGAGACAGAAGGGTTTGAAAAGGTTCCTTCCGGTGTTCCTATAGGGAAGATAAAGTCTGTATCTTACGTTGAGGGAAATTTCTATAAAAATGTAACTGTGTCCCTCAGTCTTAATCCTTACAGTATTGAATATGTAGTAATATTTTCAGGTAAAAAATGA
- the rpmA gene encoding 50S ribosomal protein L27, with the protein MASKKSGGSAKNGRDSFSKRLGVKRYDGQVVKAGNILVRQRGTKIYPGKNVGLGKDYTLFALIDGVVKFERAKGKKVVSVYPINA; encoded by the coding sequence ATGGCTTCCAAGAAAAGTGGTGGTTCAGCCAAGAACGGTAGAGATTCCTTCAGTAAAAGGCTTGGAGTAAAGAGATACGATGGACAGGTTGTAAAAGCGGGGAACATATTGGTTAGACAGAGAGGAACCAAGATATACCCTGGGAAAAATGTTGGACTTGGAAAAGATTACACACTGTTTGCCCTTATAGACGGTGTGGTTAAATTTGAAAGGGCGAAAGGGAAAAAGGTTGTTTCTGTATATCCAATAAATGCCTGA
- the rplU gene encoding 50S ribosomal protein L21, which produces MYAVIKTGGKQYRVEPGTVLKVEKINANPGETIEIEAALIRDDNGNIKTEGVVEAEVVEHGKHKKVLVFHFKRKKNYKKLNGHRQPYTMIKVKEIKA; this is translated from the coding sequence ATGTACGCAGTAATTAAAACAGGTGGAAAGCAGTACAGAGTAGAGCCTGGAACAGTTCTGAAGGTAGAAAAAATAAACGCAAACCCTGGAGAAACCATTGAGATAGAAGCAGCTCTAATAAGGGACGATAATGGGAACATAAAAACAGAAGGAGTTGTTGAAGCTGAAGTTGTAGAACATGGAAAGCACAAAAAGGTTCTTGTTTTCCACTTTAAAAGGAAAAAGAACTATAAAAAGCTCAATGGACACAGACAACCATACACAATGATAAAAGTTAAAGAAATCAAGGCTTAA
- the mreD gene encoding rod shape-determining protein MreD — protein sequence MRVYLFIFLLLILQIYVAKFFSLWGIIPDIVTVFIVIFALKNGLSDSLKIAVFTGVLQDLMYPPGIPVNTISKSFIVLLVSNIKQKFYYSSISVKFFLIFVVTAVDTGLKGFITYLSTGILDFSPVYLAYILVNFLTFYVVSVFDEIR from the coding sequence ATGAGGGTATATCTTTTTATTTTTTTACTCCTTATTCTTCAGATATATGTTGCAAAGTTCTTCTCTCTCTGGGGAATTATTCCTGATATTGTTACTGTATTCATAGTTATTTTTGCCCTGAAGAATGGGCTTTCAGATTCTCTGAAAATTGCTGTTTTTACAGGTGTTTTGCAGGATCTGATGTACCCCCCAGGTATTCCTGTTAACACGATAAGTAAAAGCTTTATTGTCCTCCTTGTCAGCAATATAAAACAGAAGTTTTATTACTCATCTATTTCTGTTAAGTTTTTCCTTATATTTGTTGTTACTGCTGTTGATACTGGATTAAAGGGGTTTATAACATATCTGTCTACAGGTATACTGGATTTTTCTCCAGTATATCTTGCTTATATTCTGGTTAACTTTTTGACTTTTTATGTGGTAAGTGTTTTTGATGAAATCAGGTAG
- the pheA gene encoding prephenate dehydratase, whose translation MEYRSKLNELRKKIDEIDEQILRLLNDRARLARDVGHIKKKHNLPIYVPSREQKIFDRLEQLNREFGEYFPTDSIKPVFREIISACRSTEENLKVAYLGPRATFTHQAAIEHFGQAVEYIPVQTIKDVFEEILKERADFGVVPVENTIEGIVNYTHDLLVDYTLKITGEVILEISLHLMGINPDIKQIVRVYSHRHALAECREWLMKNLPHAQLIEVESTAKAAEMAKDDYESAAVAGEAAADIYGLHIIEKKIDRHTQNFTRFLIIGKDIPPASGNDKTTFVFSVKNEVGALYKTLEPLYKHGINMTKIESRPSKKEAWDYIFFTDIEGHIEEDRIRNALKELEKKSPFFKILGSYPKAH comes from the coding sequence ATGGAGTACAGAAGTAAGTTAAATGAACTGAGGAAAAAGATAGACGAAATAGATGAGCAGATCCTCAGGTTACTTAACGATAGGGCGAGACTTGCAAGAGATGTAGGGCATATAAAGAAAAAACACAACCTGCCTATATATGTTCCAAGCAGAGAGCAGAAAATATTTGACAGGCTGGAACAGTTAAACAGAGAGTTTGGTGAGTATTTCCCAACAGACTCTATAAAACCTGTTTTCAGAGAAATTATCTCAGCCTGCAGGTCTACAGAAGAAAATCTGAAGGTTGCATATCTTGGACCAAGGGCAACATTTACACATCAGGCAGCTATAGAGCATTTTGGACAGGCTGTTGAGTATATTCCTGTCCAGACGATAAAGGATGTGTTTGAGGAAATACTCAAGGAAAGGGCTGATTTTGGAGTTGTTCCTGTTGAAAATACCATTGAAGGTATTGTTAACTACACACACGACCTTCTTGTGGACTACACTCTAAAGATCACAGGAGAAGTTATACTGGAGATATCCCTCCACCTTATGGGAATTAATCCAGACATAAAGCAGATTGTGAGGGTTTACTCTCACAGACATGCTCTGGCAGAATGCAGAGAATGGCTTATGAAAAATCTGCCCCATGCACAGCTTATAGAGGTTGAGTCTACGGCAAAGGCTGCAGAAATGGCAAAGGATGATTACGAATCGGCTGCAGTTGCAGGTGAAGCAGCTGCCGATATATACGGTCTTCACATAATAGAGAAAAAGATTGATAGACATACCCAGAACTTTACAAGATTCCTTATTATAGGAAAAGATATTCCACCAGCCAGTGGGAATGATAAAACAACATTTGTTTTCTCTGTCAAAAATGAGGTGGGAGCACTGTACAAAACACTGGAGCCTCTTTATAAACATGGAATAAATATGACAAAAATAGAATCAAGACCTTCAAAGAAGGAAGCATGGGATTACATATTCTTTACAGATATAGAGGGACACATAGAAGAAGATAGAATCAGAAATGCACTGAAGGAACTTGAAAAAAAATCTCCATTTTTTAAGATACTTGGTTCATACCCTAAAGCTCACTGA
- the rodA gene encoding rod shape-determining protein RodA, whose protein sequence is MKGKFKNYDFFLLFIVFFLIGWSVLNIYSATVHEYSNLYIKQGLYGLVSVFILLLFPLINYRKVVHFAPFIYVLGVVMLLSVFLFGVTILGAKRWISLGFFTIQPSEFMKYVVILITAYILGVRKEKVDLKTAIIVLLIVSVPFVLTLKQPDLGTALTILIPVVFMLFAGGISHRYIVAGITAVILSSPFIWEHMKDYQKERILAFIDPQADPFKSAYHLIQSKIAIGSGGITGKGFMHGTQSKLFFLPEQHTDFIFATIGEEWGFVFSSIILTIYLIVGLRMLYWSNKIRDDEGKYILIGTASLIVLQAFINIAMTVGMAPVVGITLPFLSYGGSSMVAFSLMVATALSVIRVYREEKLHF, encoded by the coding sequence ATGAAAGGGAAGTTCAAAAATTATGACTTTTTTCTCCTGTTTATAGTGTTTTTCCTTATAGGGTGGAGCGTTCTTAACATATACAGTGCAACAGTCCACGAATACAGCAACCTATACATAAAACAGGGATTGTATGGTCTCGTCAGTGTTTTTATACTCCTGCTTTTTCCCCTTATAAACTACAGAAAGGTTGTCCATTTTGCACCTTTCATATATGTTTTAGGTGTTGTTATGCTTCTGTCTGTTTTTTTGTTTGGGGTGACAATACTGGGAGCAAAAAGATGGATAAGTTTAGGCTTTTTTACTATTCAACCTTCTGAATTTATGAAGTATGTGGTTATACTCATTACTGCATATATTCTGGGAGTTAGAAAAGAAAAGGTTGACCTGAAAACAGCCATTATCGTTCTTTTGATAGTTTCTGTTCCATTTGTTCTTACTCTAAAACAACCGGATCTTGGAACAGCACTGACAATTTTAATCCCTGTGGTTTTTATGCTGTTTGCTGGAGGTATATCCCACAGATATATAGTTGCAGGAATCACTGCTGTTATTCTGTCTTCCCCTTTTATATGGGAGCATATGAAAGATTATCAGAAAGAGAGAATACTTGCATTTATTGATCCTCAGGCTGATCCTTTTAAAAGTGCGTATCATCTGATACAGTCCAAAATAGCAATAGGCTCAGGAGGTATTACAGGAAAAGGTTTTATGCATGGAACTCAATCAAAACTGTTTTTCCTGCCAGAACAGCATACAGACTTTATATTTGCCACCATTGGTGAAGAGTGGGGATTTGTGTTTTCATCAATAATACTGACTATCTATCTGATTGTAGGATTGAGGATGCTTTACTGGAGCAACAAAATAAGAGACGACGAAGGAAAGTACATACTGATTGGCACTGCATCGCTGATAGTGCTTCAGGCATTCATAAACATAGCAATGACAGTTGGTATGGCTCCTGTTGTTGGGATAACATTGCCTTTTCTCAGTTATGGAGGGAGTTCTATGGTTGCGTTTTCTCTTATGGTTGCTACAGCTCTGAGTGTTATAAGGGTTTACAGGGAAGAAAAACTACATTTTTAA
- a CDS encoding phosphoglycerate kinase produces MFNGYMTLEDVDVSGKRVFVRVDYNVPLDEHGNIVDDVRIRETIPTINYLIDRGAKIVLASHLGRPKGERNPKYSLYPVAKRLERLLEKTVKFLPDCVGRDVEEAVSSMKDGDVVLLENLRFHPGEENNDPEFAKALASLADIYVIDAFGTCHRKHASMYGIKDFVKPVVMGFLLERELRYFEKALVNPQRPVVAFLGGSKVSSKLGVITHLLEKVDKIFIGGAMAFTFLKAQGYSVGSSLVEDDMFDEALSVIEKAKKLNVKFYLPVDFVCGQAVSEQTPVMEVAWQEIPKGWLGLDIGHASVTLIKEILKDAQTIVWNGPMGVFEIEKFKFGTFSLAHAIAESPALSIAGGGDTDYAIHKAGVVDDISYISTGGGAFLKLLEGKKLPCLEAITKRD; encoded by the coding sequence ATGTTCAACGGATACATGACACTGGAAGATGTTGATGTATCTGGCAAAAGGGTTTTTGTGAGAGTTGATTATAATGTTCCTCTGGACGAACATGGGAACATTGTTGATGATGTCAGGATAAGAGAAACAATACCAACAATAAACTATCTGATAGATAGAGGAGCAAAAATAGTACTTGCCTCCCATCTTGGAAGGCCAAAAGGAGAGAGAAATCCGAAATATTCCCTCTACCCGGTTGCAAAAAGACTGGAGAGACTGCTGGAAAAAACTGTTAAGTTTCTGCCAGACTGTGTAGGCAGAGATGTTGAAGAGGCAGTCAGCTCAATGAAAGATGGAGACGTTGTTCTTCTTGAAAATCTGAGATTCCACCCTGGAGAGGAAAATAATGACCCAGAGTTTGCAAAAGCTCTGGCATCTTTAGCAGATATATATGTTATCGATGCATTTGGAACATGTCACAGAAAACATGCATCAATGTACGGTATAAAGGATTTTGTTAAACCTGTTGTTATGGGTTTCCTTTTAGAAAGGGAACTGAGATATTTTGAAAAAGCACTTGTAAATCCCCAGAGACCAGTTGTTGCATTTTTAGGAGGTTCAAAGGTCTCATCAAAGTTGGGAGTTATTACACATCTGTTGGAAAAAGTGGACAAGATATTCATTGGTGGGGCTATGGCCTTTACATTTCTAAAGGCTCAGGGATACAGCGTTGGAAGTTCCCTTGTCGAAGATGATATGTTTGATGAAGCTCTTTCTGTTATAGAAAAGGCAAAAAAGTTAAACGTTAAGTTTTACCTTCCTGTTGATTTTGTTTGCGGTCAGGCTGTATCTGAACAGACACCTGTTATGGAAGTAGCATGGCAGGAAATTCCTAAAGGATGGCTTGGGCTTGACATAGGGCACGCATCGGTAACACTGATAAAGGAAATCCTTAAGGATGCGCAGACGATAGTATGGAACGGACCTATGGGCGTATTTGAGATTGAAAAATTCAAGTTTGGAACGTTTTCTTTAGCTCACGCAATAGCAGAATCTCCTGCCCTTTCTATAGCTGGAGGTGGAGATACAGATTATGCAATACACAAAGCCGGTGTTGTTGATGATATAAGCTATATATCAACAGGTGGAGGTGCTTTTCTAAAGCTGTTAGAGGGTAAAAAGTTACCATGCCTTGAAGCTATTACAAAGAGAGATTAA
- a CDS encoding inositol monophosphatase family protein produces the protein MEVRDYIQIAKEAAVLGGYILKENFGAIKREDVEYKAKKDFVTYVDKLSEERIRNFILSVCPQHSFLGEEEGIYGKKDSGYVWIVDPLDGTKNYINGFEIFAVSVALQKDNEIIAGAIYIPMLEKLYWAGKGEGAYLNGSRISVSDRPVDMAIIATGFPFRYEEEIDVYLKAFREAMVTFSAVRRPGAAAVDLAMTAEGVFDGFFEMKLSKWDIAAGMLLVEEAGGIFTNFEGNRELDGNVVAGGKNIHKYLLDIVQRNLL, from the coding sequence TTGGAGGTTAGAGATTACATACAGATAGCCAAAGAAGCTGCTGTTTTAGGAGGATATATACTTAAAGAGAATTTCGGGGCAATAAAAAGGGAAGATGTAGAATACAAAGCAAAAAAGGATTTTGTTACATATGTTGATAAACTATCTGAGGAGAGGATAAGGAATTTTATACTTTCTGTATGTCCTCAGCATTCTTTCCTTGGAGAAGAGGAAGGGATTTACGGTAAAAAGGACAGCGGTTATGTGTGGATTGTTGATCCATTAGATGGAACAAAGAACTATATAAATGGTTTTGAGATTTTTGCTGTTTCTGTTGCCCTCCAGAAAGATAACGAGATAATAGCAGGAGCAATATACATTCCTATGCTGGAAAAGCTTTACTGGGCTGGTAAAGGAGAAGGAGCCTACCTTAACGGAAGCAGGATTTCAGTGTCTGACAGACCGGTTGATATGGCCATAATAGCGACCGGTTTTCCGTTCAGATACGAGGAAGAGATAGATGTGTATCTGAAAGCATTCAGAGAAGCAATGGTAACATTTTCTGCTGTCAGAAGACCTGGAGCAGCGGCTGTGGATCTTGCTATGACTGCAGAAGGAGTGTTTGATGGATTTTTTGAGATGAAGCTCTCAAAATGGGACATAGCAGCAGGGATGCTTCTTGTTGAGGAAGCAGGAGGTATTTTTACAAATTTTGAGGGCAATAGAGAGCTTGACGGGAATGTTGTTGCAGGAGGAAAAAATATACATAAATATCTGTTAGACATTGTTCAGAGGAATCTTCTGTGA
- the guaB gene encoding IMP dehydrogenase — protein MFNEMTIEEALTFDDVLLLPRKSDVLPHEADVSSYLTPEIKLNIPIVSAAMDTVTEHRLAIALAREGGIGIIHRNMSIEDQMKEVEKVKKAESGMIVEPVTIRPDQTVKDALEIMSSYKISGVPVVDREGKLIGILTNRDLRFLHKRDYNKPVEQFMTKAPLITAREGISLEEAMEILQKHKIEKLPVVDEEGYLKGLITIKDIVKKRQYPNACKDELGRLRVGAAVGTGPDTIDRVSALVEAGVDVIVVDTAHGHSVRVLQTVEKIRGEFPDLNIIGGNIATGEAAEDLIKAGVDAVKVGVGPGSICTTRVVAGIGVPQITAVAKCAEVAHRYGKTVIADGGIRYSGDIVKAIAAGADTVMLGSLFAGTEESPGERIFYQGRAYKVYRGMGSLGAMKARFSSDRYSQENVEKFVPEGIEGRIPFKGPLSDIVYQLVGGLRSGMGYTGSRTIKDLQQNGRFIKITNAGLRESHAHDVYITQEAPNYWID, from the coding sequence ATGTTTAATGAGATGACCATAGAGGAAGCATTGACATTTGATGATGTCCTTCTTCTTCCAAGAAAGTCAGATGTTCTTCCCCATGAAGCTGATGTAAGTTCTTACCTGACACCAGAGATAAAACTCAACATTCCTATTGTTTCAGCTGCAATGGATACAGTAACAGAACACAGACTTGCCATAGCCCTTGCAAGAGAAGGAGGTATAGGAATAATACACAGAAACATGTCTATTGAAGACCAGATGAAAGAGGTTGAGAAAGTAAAGAAAGCAGAAAGTGGTATGATTGTTGAACCTGTGACTATCAGACCGGATCAGACAGTTAAGGATGCTCTTGAGATAATGTCCAGCTATAAGATATCTGGTGTTCCTGTAGTGGACAGGGAAGGAAAACTTATAGGAATTCTGACAAACAGAGACCTGAGATTTTTACACAAAAGAGATTATAACAAACCTGTTGAGCAGTTTATGACTAAAGCGCCTTTGATTACAGCAAGAGAGGGTATATCTCTTGAAGAGGCAATGGAGATACTTCAGAAACACAAGATAGAAAAACTCCCTGTTGTTGATGAAGAGGGGTATCTGAAAGGACTGATAACAATCAAAGATATTGTAAAGAAAAGGCAGTATCCAAATGCATGTAAAGATGAACTTGGAAGGCTGAGGGTTGGAGCTGCTGTTGGAACAGGACCTGATACAATTGACAGGGTTTCGGCACTTGTTGAAGCAGGGGTTGATGTTATTGTTGTAGATACTGCCCACGGCCATTCTGTCAGGGTTTTGCAGACAGTTGAGAAGATAAGAGGAGAGTTTCCAGATCTGAACATTATTGGTGGAAATATAGCAACAGGGGAAGCGGCAGAAGACCTTATAAAGGCTGGAGTTGATGCAGTTAAAGTAGGTGTTGGACCTGGTTCTATATGTACAACGAGGGTTGTTGCAGGAATTGGTGTTCCCCAGATAACTGCTGTGGCAAAATGTGCAGAAGTTGCTCACAGATACGGAAAGACAGTCATTGCTGACGGTGGTATCAGATATTCAGGAGATATTGTTAAGGCAATAGCTGCAGGAGCTGACACAGTTATGCTTGGTTCGCTGTTTGCTGGGACTGAGGAGTCTCCCGGTGAGAGAATATTTTATCAGGGAAGGGCATACAAGGTTTACAGAGGAATGGGCTCCCTTGGTGCTATGAAAGCAAGATTCTCATCTGACAGATACTCACAGGAAAATGTTGAGAAATTTGTTCCTGAAGGTATAGAAGGAAGGATACCTTTTAAGGGACCTCTGTCTGACATTGTTTACCAGCTCGTTGGGGGTCTCAGGTCTGGTATGGGATATACAGGAAGCAGAACTATCAAAGACCTTCAGCAAAACGGAAGATTTATAAAAATCACAAACGCAGGGCTTAGAGAAAGTCATGCCCATGACGTTTATATAACACAGGAGGCTCCTAACTACTGGATTGATTAG
- a CDS encoding rod shape-determining protein — translation MFLDKIIGLFSNDIGIDLGTANTLVFVKGKGIVLSEPSIVSLDTRTGKVIAVGEESKQMIGKTPAEIEVIRPLRDGVIADFDVTQEMLKYFIKKVHSNMSLSKIFRPRPRVIIGVPSGITTVEKRAVIDAARQSGAREVFLIAEPMAAALGAGLPIQSPGGNMIVDIGGGTSEIAVISLSGLVLSESIKIAGDEMNEAIIQYMKRNHNLLIGEQSAERIKIELGSAYPSERDQKTMVVPGRDLRGLPGSVEIKGEEIRIALENVIHSIVNAVRLALEKTPPELSADIVERGIVLAGGGSLLHGLDVRLREETNLPVYYCEDPLTAVARGIGQALDDIELIRKISLQ, via the coding sequence ATGTTTTTAGACAAAATTATTGGACTGTTTTCTAATGATATTGGTATTGATTTAGGAACGGCAAACACACTGGTTTTTGTTAAAGGGAAGGGAATAGTCCTTTCAGAGCCTTCTATTGTATCCCTTGATACAAGGACAGGAAAAGTTATTGCCGTTGGTGAAGAATCAAAGCAGATGATAGGAAAGACACCAGCAGAGATAGAAGTTATAAGGCCTCTGAGAGATGGTGTTATTGCGGATTTTGATGTTACACAGGAGATGCTCAAGTACTTTATCAAGAAGGTTCACTCTAACATGTCCCTTTCCAAGATATTCAGACCAAGGCCACGGGTTATTATAGGTGTTCCTTCCGGCATAACAACTGTGGAAAAAAGAGCCGTTATAGATGCTGCAAGACAGTCTGGAGCAAGGGAGGTTTTCCTTATAGCAGAACCTATGGCTGCAGCACTGGGAGCAGGTCTGCCTATCCAGTCTCCCGGTGGGAATATGATTGTTGATATTGGCGGTGGAACTTCAGAAATTGCTGTTATATCACTTTCAGGTCTTGTGCTGTCAGAGTCCATAAAGATAGCTGGAGATGAGATGAATGAGGCCATTATCCAGTACATGAAGAGAAACCACAACCTCCTTATTGGTGAGCAGTCTGCAGAGAGAATAAAAATAGAATTAGGTTCGGCATATCCTTCAGAAAGAGACCAGAAAACGATGGTTGTTCCCGGTAGAGACCTGAGAGGTCTTCCGGGAAGTGTTGAGATAAAAGGTGAAGAGATAAGAATAGCACTGGAAAACGTTATTCACAGTATAGTGAATGCTGTAAGACTTGCCCTTGAGAAAACACCTCCTGAACTTTCAGCAGATATAGTGGAAAGGGGAATTGTTCTTGCTGGAGGAGGTTCACTCCTTCATGGACTTGATGTTAGATTAAGAGAGGAGACAAATCTTCCTGTTTACTACTGTGAAGACCCACTGACAGCTGTTGCAAGGGGAATAGGTCAGGCACTGGATGACATTGAGCTTATCAGAAAGATATCTCTTCAATAA
- the mrdA gene encoding penicillin-binding protein 2, protein MKSGRLRIIALLFLIGYLILFSRLFYLQVLKGDFYRKLSEKNHIRIMVVNPPRGKIYDRNGILLAYDEPSFQIYTYPYMVKKRLKLLKDRLKEILGIEIKDDIYERLKKGYANKVILKKRLTQEQIKKFINHWQDFEGLFLEVQPRRVYTEYARYMPHLLGYVGYPSKNELNKNPMLTPDMLIGKSGVEKIFDRYLRGSYGMRAVVVDAKGRIVKTLWEKQPRRGSDIYLTIDARVQKIVYEAFKQSGQKSGAVVVVNPKDYSIIALLSYPIYDIQKFADGLSVKEWKALLKNRYKPLFNKALDGLYPPGSIFKITVALAALQEGVVAPYQKIFSGAEFKIGKWVYRNWDPRGCGYVDVMGALEVSCDTYFYQIGVKLGSERISYYARMFGLGEKLNPQIEKRVSRIPDPEWKAEFIGEPWYLGDTVNYSIGQGFLAITPFDSTKILVPVLNGGYLLKPRLLKAYYDMSKMRFITVKTEVIRKLNLKRFYFRVIKKGLYDVVYGKNGTAKLLSTLPVKNAGKTGTAQVFRHKKRKEKIEKWYLQNHAWFVDFVPYRKPEYLISVFVEHGIGGARTAVPITKSIIQKMYGEGLIR, encoded by the coding sequence ATGAAATCAGGTAGATTAAGGATAATAGCACTGCTTTTTTTAATAGGGTATCTTATTCTATTTTCCAGACTGTTTTATCTTCAGGTGCTGAAAGGGGATTTCTACAGGAAATTATCGGAGAAAAACCACATCAGAATAATGGTTGTAAACCCTCCAAGGGGAAAAATATACGACAGAAACGGGATTCTCCTTGCCTACGATGAGCCTTCTTTCCAGATATACACCTATCCGTATATGGTCAAAAAGCGTTTGAAACTGTTGAAAGATAGACTGAAAGAAATTCTCGGCATAGAGATTAAAGATGATATCTATGAAAGGCTAAAAAAAGGATACGCAAACAAGGTCATACTGAAGAAGCGATTAACCCAGGAACAGATTAAAAAGTTTATCAACCACTGGCAGGACTTTGAGGGTTTATTTTTGGAAGTTCAGCCAAGGAGAGTGTACACAGAATATGCCAGATATATGCCACATCTTTTGGGATATGTTGGGTATCCATCAAAAAATGAGCTAAACAAAAATCCAATGCTTACACCGGACATGCTTATAGGTAAAAGTGGGGTAGAAAAGATTTTTGACAGATATCTGAGAGGCAGTTACGGTATGAGAGCTGTTGTTGTTGATGCTAAAGGAAGGATCGTAAAAACCTTGTGGGAAAAGCAACCAAGAAGGGGAAGTGACATATATCTGACGATTGATGCACGGGTTCAGAAAATAGTATATGAGGCCTTTAAACAGTCAGGGCAGAAATCTGGAGCAGTTGTTGTGGTAAATCCGAAAGATTACAGTATCATTGCTCTGCTGAGCTATCCTATCTATGACATACAGAAGTTTGCAGATGGTCTCTCTGTTAAGGAGTGGAAAGCCCTTTTAAAAAACAGATATAAACCATTGTTTAACAAAGCATTAGACGGACTGTATCCTCCCGGTTCCATATTTAAGATTACTGTTGCCCTTGCCGCTCTTCAGGAGGGGGTTGTTGCTCCGTACCAGAAAATTTTTTCTGGAGCTGAATTTAAAATCGGGAAATGGGTTTATCGGAACTGGGATCCGAGGGGATGTGGATATGTTGACGTGATGGGGGCACTTGAAGTTTCCTGTGATACATATTTCTACCAGATTGGTGTGAAACTGGGTTCAGAAAGGATAAGTTACTATGCGAGGATGTTTGGTCTGGGAGAAAAATTAAATCCCCAGATAGAGAAGAGAGTATCCAGAATACCAGACCCTGAATGGAAGGCAGAATTTATCGGAGAGCCATGGTATCTGGGTGATACTGTTAACTACAGTATAGGACAGGGTTTTCTGGCAATAACTCCATTTGATAGCACAAAGATTCTAGTTCCTGTTCTGAATGGTGGTTATCTGCTGAAGCCAAGACTTTTGAAAGCATACTATGATATGAGTAAAATGAGGTTTATCACTGTAAAAACAGAGGTGATCAGGAAGTTAAATCTAAAAAGGTTTTATTTCCGTGTGATAAAGAAAGGTCTTTATGATGTTGTGTATGGTAAAAATGGTACGGCAAAGCTCCTCTCCACTCTCCCTGTTAAAAATGCAGGAAAAACAGGAACTGCACAGGTCTTCAGGCATAAAAAAAGGAAGGAAAAGATAGAAAAGTGGTATTTACAAAACCATGCATGGTTTGTTGATTTTGTTCCCTACAGAAAACCGGAGTATCTGATATCTGTCTTCGTTGAACACGGTATTGGCGGAGCAAGAACAGCTGTTCCAATAACGAAATCTATAATACAGAAAATGTATGGGGAAGGATTGATCAGATGA